TAAGAAGAAGACTGGGAAAATAGGATTAGTCAAATAAGAGAAATGTTATAGAGTTATAGGGTTATAGCGTTTTAGGGTTTAAACACTATGAACTCTACAAACTCTAAAACTCTATAACAGAATTTAATGGAGGGGCACAATGAACAAGAACAGATTAATTTTGACAATTTATGCTGTTATGTTGTTTGGCTTGATGATAGAAGAAGTAAAAGCGGTTACGACGCCCACTCCTAAAGCTGGTATGATGTGGCAGATGACTTTTGATGATGAATTTGACGGCACTGCTATTGATACTAACAAATGGCGGGGTGGGTATTCACATTTGCAGTGGTGTGTAAATGGAACTGCTGCTGCCCAATGGACCGGACTCACAGTATCAGACGGCAGTCTTAAATTACAACCAATACTTGCACTTACACCTGACGCTACACGAGCTTATGAAAATAGAGCTATAATGCATACTGGAGGGCTGAACGCATCTGATGCAAAATTTAGCCAAAAATATGGTTATTTTGAGTGCAGAGCTCAATTCCCTAAATTAAGCGGAGGTCGTGGATTTTGGTTTTCGTTTTGGGTACTGCCTTTAGAAAAGACCGACAATACACATACTGTACCTGGAGTGCAGCAAGAAGAAATAGATATATTAGAAACTATAATGGTACCTGGTCAGACAAATCATACCGTCATTCATTTACATGATTTGATATTAGGTCAATGGGGAATGCGTTATCCAGCCCTCGGAACACCATCCATTGATGTGACTAATTCTTTTCATACATATGGTCTTTACTGGAAAAATGATGGTACTAAAAATGGAACTATACAAATTTATTTTGACGGTATTGCACAGACACAGGACGGTCAGGCACACGATGGTACTCATACTTTGGGTGGTACTTATACTTTACAGTCCCCTGCTCCCGGGCAACCAGATTATTGGGATAAGGGAATATATATCATTTTGCAGATTATTGCTTCCTCAGCTGCATGGAATTCGACCAACTCAACCAATAATCCTTTTATAGTAGATTATGTCCGAGCATACAAAGAAGTTCCTGATGGTGCTTCTCCTTCAATAGCAGTAACATCACCCAATGGCGGAGAGAATTGGCCTGCAAACAGCAATCAAACAGTAAGATGGACAAGTGCCGGCACAGTGGGTAATGTTAAAATAGATTTATCAACCGATGGTGGAAGTACATGGACAACCTTAATGCCCACTACACCAAATAGCGGCAGCCAGTCTGTAATAATACCAAATACAGCAAGCACTATAACGACATGTCGTATAAGAGTAGCAGAGACAGATGGCAGCCCCTTTGGTATATCAAATTCTAATTTCAGTATTACGGTTTCGCCAGTCACTCAGCAGGAAGCATATCCTACAGGTGTAGCGTGGCAGATAGGTACAGAGACTACAACTATACAGTCAGAGAATTATGATAAGGTTACAACCGGTATTGGTGAGGGTGAGGCATACCACGATACAACAAATGATAATAAAGGCGGTGGTGTATACAGGACAACCGAGTATGTAGATGTACAGGCATGCACCGATACAGATGGTGGGTATAACGTCGGTTGGACAATGCCCGGTGAATGGCTGGAATACAGTATAAATGTAACTCAGGGCGGCGAATATAAAATAATACTCAGGGGTGCCAACGGATTGGCAACCAACGGTGGTCCCATGCACCTTGAATTTGGCACACACAAAGAAACTCCCTATATTCAAACCGCACCAGTAAGCATACCACCGACAGGTGGGTATCAAGTATGGGCAGATGTTATACTTTCTACAGGAGTAACACTAACCGCTGGCAACCAGGTAATGAAGTTAGTTATGAATGCCAGTGCAGCAACCGGTTGCGGTAATTTAAATTACATTAAAATAATAAAAATAGGCAGCGATACAACGCCGCCAATAATAAGTGGCGTAATACCAGCAAGCATAACCGGTAGTGAAGCAGCAATAACCTGGACAACAAATGAAATTGCAACCAGTAAAGTGGAGTATGGTTTGACAACAAGTTATGGAAATGCAACACCGGTAACAGATATCGGAGGTGTAACCAGCCACAGTGTTACACTAATCAGTCTTACTGAAAATACAACATATCATTACAGAATGGTGTCCGTAGATATGAACGGTAACACAACCACGACCGCTGATTATGCTTTTACAACAACTGCAAATGATCCCAATCCGCCGGTGATAAGTAATGTAGCAGCCAGTGTAACACAAAATACTGCAATTATAACCTGGACAACTGATGAGAACTCAGATTCCCAGGTAGCATATGGACTTACAACAACATTGGGTAGTACAACTACATTAAACACTGCACCAACAAGATTACACAGTGTTCCTATTACCGGATTAGAAAAAGGTAAGACCTACTATTATAAGGTTTATAGTAAAGATGCCGTTGGTAACCTTGCTGCATCAGTACAATACAGTTTTAAAACATCTAACATAAAATATAAAATATATACCTATTACTATGATGATGGAACAATAAATGCAAGTTTGAAGTTCAAATTACAGGTATATAATATAGATGAAAACGGTATTGCAACCGATTACACAGGCACAATAACTTTTACATCAAAGAACGTCAAGAATAATGTCCTGGATACAACAGTTTCTACATTAATTTCTACAGATGCAGGCGAAAAAGAAGTTTCAGTCCCGTTTCGTAGTGATATTTATACTATAGAACTAACAGGCGACACCACGGCACCGATAGTGATAAGTTTCAATGATATGTATATTGCGAAGTTAGTTGGCTATCAGGGTGGTTCAATACGAGGTGCTAATGGGCTTAAGATATCCGTGCCGACAGGTGTGCTGTCTAATAACAAATATCTTGCGTCAATAAAGACGAATGCGGTACCTGCAGTTCAGAACTCAATGAAATATGTTAACACAGTTAATCCTATATGTTATGATTTTGGTGAGCTGACATTTACAAATAGTGCACCACTACTGCAGAACCAAACATTCACAAGGGCAGTTAACATAACAATACCCTATACAACAGCAGATATAGGGAAACTAAATGAAGATGGACTTAGGATTTACTACTGGACCGGAACAGATTGGGATTTGGTAACAGGAGTCCAGACGGTAGACAAAGTAAACAACACAGTAACTGCAACAGTAACACATTTTTCAACATACCGCATACTGGGTAGTTATATATCTGCCGATTTAAATAATATAAAAGTATATCCTAACCCATTTAATCCTACGACAGCGGTACAGGGTATGTTAAAGGTAACGAACCTGCCAACGAACAGCACAATGAATTTATATACTGTGGCTGGAAGGTTAGTCCGCGAGTTGAAAGAAGTAGATTTTGGTAACCTTGGATGGCTCGAATGGGATGGAAAGAACAATAAAGGTGATGAAGTAAGTAAAGGAATATATATTTACCAGATAGAAGATGCTGCCGGTAAGAAGAAGGCAGGGAAAATAGGATTAGTCAAATAAAAAGTTTTGGAGTTATAGGGTTATGGGGTTTTAGGGTTTAAACTCTATAACTCTATAACCCTAATACGTTACGACTAAACGACATTTTATTAAAGTGAAACTGTTTTATCGCGGAAGTGTCCTGGCGGTATGCCAAAATATTTTCTGAAAATCTTAGAAAGGTGATACACATCAGCAAATCCTACTTCTTTAGAAATAGTTTTTAATGGTAAAGCTGTAGTTAAAATCATATCTTTAGCCTTTTCGGCGCGAATAATTCTTAATTCTTTCATTGGCGATTGACCTGTAAGTTTCTTATATTTTTTAAAAAAGTGCCATTTACTCATATCAACATGACTAGCCAAATCTTCTACTGTTAAGTTTTTCTTTAAATTATCCATCATAAAACTTCTTATTTTACTGACAATAGGATGTTTTTCTTTAAATTTAGAGATTTCCGATAATTCAGTCATTATTAATTCAAAAATATTGTCTTGTAATAAACGTTTAGAAGAAGAACTTGATTGATTTGTTTCATACGCCCATTGGGCTAAATAAGTAATTCTTTTATTTATATCGTGCGTTACAACAGGAAACTTTATTTTTTTTTCTCCATACCATGCAAAAGAAATAAATTCCAGGGGATCGTTACCGGCAAGTTGTTCTTCATGATTTACTCCTGCACTATAAGACAAAATGTCGCCGGGATTTACAGTAATTATTTTTTTTGATATTTCAATATTCAATGCCCCTTTAGTAATAACCAGCAGTTCGTGAAATGGATGGTAATGTTTTCCCGCCAACTTGTTAACGGCTGGGTTAAAACGCCCGATAAAAACTAATTTATTATATCTTTTTATGTTACGACAGTAATCTAATTTCATAGCACAGTTTTAGACAAAATTATCACAGTTTTAGCCATTGACTATTTTTGCTTTGTACGTTATACTCTAACTATAAGAGACACAAATATTATATAAAAAAGGTTTAAGTATGTCAATAGCATTTATACACAAAAAAATAGATATTCAACGTAGTTACACCGATTAGTTAAATACGGAGGCAAAAAGAAAGTATTCCATATTGTTTTACCCCGCTAACTGCGGGGTCATGTGCTCATCCGGTGCAGTTGCTCCGGATTCCGCGCATAGAATCCGAAAAGGCTGCTCCCGAGAAATTGGGATGAGTTCGCAAAACCAAGGGCTAAGATAGTAACGCCAACAGGTTGCCGATAAACAAAAGGTCTTGATAATCGTGTTGTTAATAGCTGTTGTCAAGACTAAATACTATCAAGCTAGCAAGGTTACCGAAAACAAAAAAGTTGATTAGAGAATTAGTAAATTAGTTGATTAGGTTGAAAAAACTTAATTAAGTAATTATCTAGTTTTCTAGTGAGCTTTTTTTTGTTTTTTTGAGTCCCCTACCGGAGACCAATAAAACAATCCCGCAAAGCGGGGTCACCAGCTGAATTCTGAGTGCTGAATCCTGAATCCTGATTTAAAGGAGGTTTTATGAAAATCACAAACAAGGAAACAAAAAATGAAGTAAAGGGAGGAAAAATGTATAAGATGTTAAGTGCGATGATTTTGGCACTAATGGTTGTAAGTATTATTTGTACAGGTAAGTTACAAGCCGGTGTAGGCAGTTCGGCGATGGAGTTTTTGAAATTAGGAATAGGTGCCAAACAGGAAGGAATGGGTGGTGCACAGGTAGCAGTAGCCGAAGATGTCAATAGCGTATACTGGAATCCGGCAGGATTAGGTTCAGTAAGTGCGACAGAATTA
This genomic interval from Elusimicrobiota bacterium contains the following:
- a CDS encoding carbohydrate-binding protein gives rise to the protein MNKNRLILTIYAVMLFGLMIEEVKAVTTPTPKAGMMWQMTFDDEFDGTAIDTNKWRGGYSHLQWCVNGTAAAQWTGLTVSDGSLKLQPILALTPDATRAYENRAIMHTGGLNASDAKFSQKYGYFECRAQFPKLSGGRGFWFSFWVLPLEKTDNTHTVPGVQQEEIDILETIMVPGQTNHTVIHLHDLILGQWGMRYPALGTPSIDVTNSFHTYGLYWKNDGTKNGTIQIYFDGIAQTQDGQAHDGTHTLGGTYTLQSPAPGQPDYWDKGIYIILQIIASSAAWNSTNSTNNPFIVDYVRAYKEVPDGASPSIAVTSPNGGENWPANSNQTVRWTSAGTVGNVKIDLSTDGGSTWTTLMPTTPNSGSQSVIIPNTASTITTCRIRVAETDGSPFGISNSNFSITVSPVTQQEAYPTGVAWQIGTETTTIQSENYDKVTTGIGEGEAYHDTTNDNKGGGVYRTTEYVDVQACTDTDGGYNVGWTMPGEWLEYSINVTQGGEYKIILRGANGLATNGGPMHLEFGTHKETPYIQTAPVSIPPTGGYQVWADVILSTGVTLTAGNQVMKLVMNASAATGCGNLNYIKIIKIGSDTTPPIISGVIPASITGSEAAITWTTNEIATSKVEYGLTTSYGNATPVTDIGGVTSHSVTLISLTENTTYHYRMVSVDMNGNTTTTADYAFTTTANDPNPPVISNVAASVTQNTAIITWTTDENSDSQVAYGLTTTLGSTTTLNTAPTRLHSVPITGLEKGKTYYYKVYSKDAVGNLAASVQYSFKTSNIKYKIYTYYYDDGTINASLKFKLQVYNIDENGIATDYTGTITFTSKNVKNNVLDTTVSTLISTDAGEKEVSVPFRSDIYTIELTGDTTAPIVISFNDMYIAKLVGYQGGSIRGANGLKISVPTGVLSNNKYLASIKTNAVPAVQNSMKYVNTVNPICYDFGELTFTNSAPLLQNQTFTRAVNITIPYTTADIGKLNEDGLRIYYWTGTDWDLVTGVQTVDKVNNTVTATVTHFSTYRILGSYISADLNNIKVYPNPFNPTTAVQGMLKVTNLPTNSTMNLYTVAGRLVRELKEVDFGNLGWLEWDGKNNKGDEVSKGIYIYQIEDAAGKKKAGKIGLVK
- a CDS encoding AraC family transcriptional regulator, which produces MKLDYCRNIKRYNKLVFIGRFNPAVNKLAGKHYHPFHELLVITKGALNIEISKKIITVNPGDILSYSAGVNHEEQLAGNDPLEFISFAWYGEKKIKFPVVTHDINKRITYLAQWAYETNQSSSSSKRLLQDNIFELIMTELSEISKFKEKHPIVSKIRSFMMDNLKKNLTVEDLASHVDMSKWHFFKKYKKLTGQSPMKELRIIRAEKAKDMILTTALPLKTISKEVGFADVYHLSKIFRKYFGIPPGHFRDKTVSL